ATGGTGCGGGGCAAGGTGATCACCGCCCTGGTCTATCCGGCTGTGCTGGCGGTCGTGGCGCTCGGGGTAATCGTCGCCCTGATGACCTTTGTCGTGCCCAAGGTCGTCGAGCAGTTCGAAAGCATGAACCAGGCCCTGCCCCTGCTGACGCGGATCGTCATCGGGGTGTCGGACCTGATGCGGAACTGGGGCTGGATCCTGGTGCTGGTGGGTCTATGCGCGGCGGCGGGGCTGGGCGTCGCCCTTCGGAATCCGGCGTTGAGGCTGAAGGTCGACGGGGGCCTGCTGCGGCTGCCGGTGATTGGGCGACTGACCCGCGACCTGCATGGAGCGCGGATGGCCAGGACGCTGGCCACCATGATCGCCTCGGGCCTGCCGGTGCTGGAGGGTCTGACCACCACGGCCCGGACGGTGTCGAACCGCCGGCTGCGGCTGGCGACGGAGACCATGGCAGAGGCCGTGCGCGAGGGCGGCGGCCTGTCGGCGGCGATGCGCCGCGCCGACGTCTTCCCACCCCTGCTGGTCTATATGACGGCATCCGGCGAAAGCAGCGGGCGGCTGGAACCGATGCTGGAGCGCGCCGCCGACTACTTGGAGCGCGAATTCTCGAACTTCACCGCCGTGATG
The genomic region above belongs to Brevundimonas vitisensis and contains:
- the gspF gene encoding type II secretion system inner membrane protein GspF, which codes for MAAFDYVAVDAGGRTVSGALDAADEGAARALLGRRKLVPLQIVPTRGVTQKAERSLPSRGKLDSKTLALTTRQLATLISVAPIEEAIRTLMLQADRPHVRRVLSGVHAGVMEGRRLSEAMGLQGQAFPPLYRAMVAAGESSGALQPILERLADGLERDQMVRGKVITALVYPAVLAVVALGVIVALMTFVVPKVVEQFESMNQALPLLTRIVIGVSDLMRNWGWILVLVGLCAAAGLGVALRNPALRLKVDGGLLRLPVIGRLTRDLHGARMARTLATMIASGLPVLEGLTTTARTVSNRRLRLATETMAEAVREGGGLSAAMRRADVFPPLLVYMTASGESSGRLEPMLERAADYLEREFSNFTAVMLSLLEPAIIVFMGGVVALIVLSILLPILQINTLAMG